The Hornefia porci genome contains the following window.
AGCGGTGGGAAACAACAGCGGTATAACCGGCCCTGTGCGCCATTTTTATTGCTTCCAGAGTTTCGGAGAGCGAGCCGATCTGATTCAGTTTGATTAAGATAGCATTGCCTGCACCGTACTCAACCCCCTTGGACAGGCGCTCTGTATTGGTGACAAACAGATCGTCGCCCACCAATTGAATGCGGTCTCCCAGTTTCTGTGTCATGAGCCGCCACCCGTCCCAATCCTCTTCATCCAGCCCATCCTCGATGGAACGGATGGGGTACTTGTCCACCAGAGAGGCCCAGTGGTCTATCAGCTCCTGCGAGGAAAACACTCTGCCGGATTTAGGCTGGCGATACATGCCTGCAACAGCCTCTCCATTTTCTGCAAACTTCCACTCCGAAGCCGCGGCGTCGAGAGCCAGAACGAAATCCTTACCCGGCGTATAGCCGGCTACCCGGACAGCCCGCAGGATGAGCTCAACGGCTTCTTCGTCACTATCCAGATCAGGAGCAAAGCCTCCTTCATCTCCTACAGAAATGGATTTGCCCTCTGCCTTCAGAATCCCTGAAAGCGCATGAAAAACCTCTGCACACCAGCGCAGGGCCTCACGGAATCCGGCAGCCCCCACCGGCATAATCATGAATTCCTGTGTGTCCACGGAATTTCCGGCGTGCGCGCCGCCATTGAGGATATTCATCATCGGAACAGGAAGCCGGTTGCCATTAATACCTCCGAGAAAGCGATACAATGGCAGGT
Protein-coding sequences here:
- the eno gene encoding phosphopyruvate hydratase encodes the protein MTNKCNLQIENVIGREVLDSRGNPTVEAEVSLADGTVGRGMVPSGASTGQFEALELRDGDTARYGGKGVQKAVEHINTTIREKLSGVDSSDIYAVDAAMREADGTRDKSNLGANAILAVSIAAARAAADSQNLPLYRFLGGINGNRLPVPMMNILNGGAHAGNSVDTQEFMIMPVGAAGFREALRWCAEVFHALSGILKAEGKSISVGDEGGFAPDLDSDEEAVELILRAVRVAGYTPGKDFVLALDAAASEWKFAENGEAVAGMYRQPKSGRVFSSQELIDHWASLVDKYPIRSIEDGLDEEDWDGWRLMTQKLGDRIQLVGDDLFVTNTERLSKGVEYGAGNAILIKLNQIGSLSETLEAIKMAHRAGYTAVVSHRSGETEDTTIADLAVALNTGQIKTGAPSRSERVAKYNQLLRIEEELGANACYPGWNSFRTGPAV